CGATCATCATGGGGATGGGGCAAAGTAGCTTCGTGGTCGCAAGGCAATTCTTTCATTCTGTAGGAGTTTGCCATTTTTTTACCTGCTTGCCAAAAATATTAGAGCAATTCAGTGTTTTATTTGTCAATCCTCGGGATTGCTCGAAGTATCTGTTCTAACTCAACTGAATTAGGCTATAAAACCAACTTAATGAATAAAATTAAAATCAGCAGCTATCTCTTACGTCTAACACTAGTCTGTTTCGGCCTCGCTCTAAGCTTTCACACAAACACGCTCGCCGAAGAAGCACCAAAAATTCGCAATGTCATTATTCAAATTCGCGACATTTTTGATGACCCGGGAGTTGAATTAATTTACCGCAAAGTAAACGATATCAAGATTTCTACTCGTGAAAAAATCGTCCGCCGTGAATTATTATTCAAAGCGGGTGATGGATACGACCAATTTTTAATTGATGAGAGCATTCGCGCGCTGCGCTCACTTTCCTTTTTACGCGAAGTGCACATCAATACAACTCCAGTGGATAACCCCATCGGCCCTGAAAAAAGCTCTGGAAAAGGCACTGAAAAATTAGTGGACATCGTCGTCAGCGTGCAAGACACCTGGACACTATATCCAACCTTGGGCTTTTCCTCTGGTGGGGGTAGTAGCAAAACCCAGATTGGATTACTCGAGGGCAATCTACTGGGCATGGGTAAACGTTTGGAGTTTCAATACGCTGAAGATGAAAGACGCAAGTCCTTTGCAGGATTTTACGATGACCCGCGGTTATTCGGGACAAAGCGCGAACTTGAACTTGGCTACACAAATCGCTCTGATGGCTACCGCGGGCTATTTCACCTTGCCGATCCCTTTAGAACACTGGTCAACAAAAATGCCTGGACGATTGATTCGGATATCTCCGATCTCGTCGGGAAATTATATAGCGCAGGCAATGAGCGTTTTATTTTTCGCAACAAGCATACTGAGTTTGGTGGCAAATACGTGATTTCGAAAGGTGACCCAGAAGTTGAATTACATCGCTTTTCTTTTGGATACCAATACGAACAAGATGATTTCACTCAGGCCGACGCGGCAGACTTTGAAGATGTAACGGTAGATCCAGACTCCGTGATCAAGGACCCGAGCTTACTTGCAGATGACCGTAAATATAGCGGCCCTATTTTTGGATATACCCAGGTACGTCCTGATTATCTGGCGATTAATTATATCGACCGCTTTGAACGTGTTGAAGATTTTAACTTAGGGCGCGTGCTCGGCGCACAAATTCAATTCGCTCCCGAATTCCTCGATTCTACAGAATCAGCCTTAATTCCAATTTTAAACTATGCCCAGGGCCTACGTTTTTCGGCGAGTTCCTTTGTGCGCGGCGAGCTTGGGCTTTCCACGCGGATTGATGCTGATGGACTTGCAAATTCATACATCCGCAATCAACTACGCTTTTACGACTATCTCGGACCAAAGAATCTTTTCGGTTACTATGTCGGTAGACACACTTTAGCTGCAGGCTTAAATCTTGAGTATGGGTCTGATTTTGACCGCGACCGCGAACTTTATCTTGGCGCAGAAAATGGACTGCGCGGTTACGAGGATAAAACATTTTACGGTGACAAGCGCTTAATTATTAACCTCGAAGAGCGTGCTCATTTAGTTGAAGACTTATTTCGCTTAATTAATATCGGCACGGTTGCCTTTATCGACGCCGGAGGAGTAACCGATGAAAATTTCTTTAGCCTCGTCGGTGATAATTTCTACGGCAACGTTGGTGTCGGTTTGCGCGTTGGATTTCCACGCTCAACTGGTGGCTCGATTGTCAGAATTGATTTAGCCTTTCCGTGGCGCGATGGGCCAGATGACAGTAACGCCTGGGAGCCGCGGGTATTTGTTTCTACTGGCCAAACTTTCAAATCGCTACTGGATAGCGAGATCTTCGGCGCACCGCATGCGAATTTGATTGAACATGACCGTTAGAAACTAGCAGAGCTTTCTATACGTCACATCTACGGAAGCTCTGATTAAGTTCGAGGTTGAGCCAAGTTCGAGGAACGGGAATTTTTGGGGAACCGACTTTATTTGAGATAAACGAGGTTCAACAACAATCTCCCGTGACGACTTGTCCGCTGTAGCAGGCGAAGCCGTGTAGGCGGAAGAAATTGGCCAAGATCGGGCTCAATCAGAGCTGCTCTAATGTCGATGGCGCCTCATCCCCAACCACTCCTGCGCTGAGATTGTATCATCTCGAGGGTCTAGATCGATAATCGCCGTAGAGACTTTAGTTGGGTTTAAACCTAGCTCTGAGCACGTCCACTTAAATGAGAATGGCACATCCTCACTATTTGTGCTCAATACCCAGTCTTTTGCTTCGTCACGATCCTCTTCGTGTGGACTAACAAGATCTAGAATAGCGCGCTGCAAGAGCGCGACTAATAGATGTTTTTCTGGAGTTAATTGTTGATTATATTCTTCAGTTATCTGTGCTAATTCCATATAGTGTCCGTCTTGCGCATATTGACGGTCGACCACAGACGGATCTTCAACAAAAAAGAAAAATATTCTTTAGTTGCTAACACTCAAGAATTACTTGATTTTAAAGAACAAAAAAATAGCGCGAATCACTGGGCTTATGACTTTTGCCTACTGGGGGCAACGGGTTTTCCAGGAATTACAGAGTTCTTCGAGGTAAATGTCATCGACATACTATTACCCATTAACGATGTGCGTTGTTCGACCACTGCATCCTCAGCTAAAAGCTGAATGATTTCATTAAATGTCTGATCGCCTAATTCTTTATAGGCAACTTCTCGACCCTTAAAGCGCATTTGAAATTTTACTTTATGACCCTCAGCAATAAAGTTTTTTGCAGCGCGAATCTTAGTTTCAAGATCGTGGCTGTCAGTACTATAGCGCACGCGCAATTCTTTAATTTCGTGT
The bacterium DNA segment above includes these coding regions:
- a CDS encoding translation initiation factor IF-3 produces the protein MRGRDFGRGGNQPAKDDKHIINEQITAKAVRLIGSDGSQVGIVKTEDAIRRARSEDLDLVLVAADANPPVCKIVDFGKLKYREQKKAAEARKHSAQHEIKELRVRYSTDSHDLETKIRAAKNFIAEGHKVKFQMRFKGREVAYKELGDQTFNEIIQLLAEDAVVEQRTSLMGNSMSMTFTSKNSVIPGKPVAPSRQKS